Proteins encoded in a region of the Blastococcus sp. Marseille-P5729 genome:
- a CDS encoding DUF2332 family protein, whose translation MAGVDLAASFKAAARAMRDSRVNASLLRGAALDIEADGVMARLLRAVLDRGERNGRVLLPDELPSRFAAAVHALALTGSRELAAMYPSTGGHGNLHEIWPVARDVVAERAGEIIARMIRPGRRSDPARGAMLLAALAYVGQSSGQPVRIFDVGAGPGFALAAPMFRQDFFGHSVGPADSAVYLGHPWAVAPQVDHQDIPPILAATGCDLVGFDPSSSADRAELLAWAGPDTPSELERISQAIAAVDRAGIQVEQMASSVWLPRGISWPRTDAASVVWHSDVVLEMAVPERTELATEILGAAGRATDAAPLHVISFEPAGAQRLLYDDPVGASLRRGAARIDPHRFELRLDSWPSRTSVLLASAEPSGQNAHWIGSMHD comes from the coding sequence ATGGCAGGAGTCGATCTGGCCGCCTCCTTCAAGGCGGCGGCGCGCGCGATGCGCGACTCTCGGGTGAACGCGTCGCTGCTGCGCGGTGCCGCGCTGGACATCGAGGCGGACGGCGTGATGGCGCGGCTGCTGCGTGCTGTGCTCGATCGAGGGGAGCGCAACGGGCGGGTACTGCTGCCCGACGAGCTACCGTCGCGGTTCGCGGCGGCCGTGCACGCACTTGCACTGACCGGCAGCAGGGAGCTCGCTGCCATGTACCCGAGCACCGGGGGCCACGGCAACCTGCACGAGATCTGGCCGGTCGCCCGGGACGTCGTCGCCGAGCGAGCTGGCGAGATCATCGCCCGGATGATCCGCCCGGGACGCCGCAGCGACCCCGCCCGCGGGGCGATGCTGCTTGCGGCGCTGGCGTACGTCGGGCAGTCCAGCGGCCAGCCGGTGCGCATCTTCGACGTCGGCGCCGGGCCGGGGTTCGCGCTGGCGGCCCCGATGTTCCGCCAGGACTTCTTCGGCCACTCGGTCGGGCCCGCCGACAGCGCCGTGTACCTCGGCCACCCCTGGGCGGTGGCGCCGCAGGTCGACCACCAGGACATCCCGCCGATCCTGGCAGCGACCGGGTGCGACCTCGTAGGTTTTGATCCGAGCAGCTCCGCCGACCGCGCTGAGCTACTGGCTTGGGCCGGGCCGGACACGCCGTCCGAGCTCGAGAGGATCTCGCAGGCCATCGCCGCGGTCGATCGGGCCGGCATCCAGGTGGAGCAGATGGCCTCGTCGGTGTGGCTGCCCCGGGGGATCTCGTGGCCGCGTACCGACGCGGCGTCCGTCGTGTGGCACAGCGACGTCGTCCTTGAGATGGCGGTGCCCGAACGGACCGAGCTGGCCACCGAGATCCTGGGGGCTGCCGGTCGCGCCACCGACGCGGCCCCGCTGCACGTGATCAGTTTCGAGCCCGCGGGCGCCCAGCGACTGCTGTACGACGACCCCGTCGGTGCATCCCTGCGCCGCGGCGCCGCCCGCATCGACCCGCACCGCTTCGAGCTGCGGCTGGACAGCTGGCCGTCGCGGACGTCGGTGCTGCTGGCCTCCGCCGAGCCGTCGGGCCAGAACGCCCACTGGATAGGGAGCATGCATGACTAG
- a CDS encoding wax ester/triacylglycerol synthase family O-acyltransferase: MSERLSPADAAFLDVEELTTPMHVGTIMILQPPRSGFDYERMARLIEQRVALVPRYRQKVVTVPGGISAPRWVDDEDFDVSFHVRRSALPKPGDAAALTELASRLMSRRLDRDRPLWEIYLVEGLAGGKVAMITKSHCAMIDSAVGMEIGEVLLDRSRIPRAEVEDDWSPRPEPSRMDLLLEIAKEAITSPLTVIDNTRTTLTNLKQAGERLLEAALAVSATARWVFDPAEGSPLNVSVGSQRRIALTDHPLESFREIKNISDCSVNDVVLAVIAGALRGWMTARGEVVRRDTVLRALVPVSVHAFDEDAHFGSTDRVSSMTVELPVGEDAVALRLRQISYAMSAHATSRRAVPADALASLGWFAPSTLHSLGARVSRDLVGRATNLVVTNAPGPQEPMYAAGAKLVEVYPLLPLSHKQALAIGVTSYNGRVYFGLNADRDSMVDLEVLASMVDGALAELLAAVKRGR, encoded by the coding sequence GTGAGCGAACGGCTCAGCCCGGCGGATGCAGCATTCCTCGACGTCGAGGAGCTCACGACTCCGATGCACGTGGGCACGATCATGATCCTGCAGCCGCCCCGCTCCGGGTTCGACTACGAGCGGATGGCGCGCCTCATCGAGCAGCGCGTCGCGCTGGTCCCGAGATACCGGCAGAAGGTCGTCACGGTGCCCGGCGGCATCTCCGCGCCCCGCTGGGTGGACGACGAGGACTTCGACGTCAGCTTCCATGTGCGGCGCTCGGCGCTGCCCAAGCCCGGGGACGCCGCGGCCCTCACTGAGCTCGCCAGCCGGCTGATGTCACGCCGACTGGACCGCGACCGGCCGCTGTGGGAGATCTACCTGGTCGAGGGCCTGGCCGGCGGCAAGGTCGCGATGATCACCAAGTCGCATTGCGCCATGATCGACTCCGCCGTCGGCATGGAGATCGGCGAGGTGCTGCTGGACCGCAGCCGCATTCCGCGTGCCGAGGTCGAGGACGACTGGAGCCCACGGCCCGAGCCCTCCCGGATGGACCTGCTGCTCGAGATCGCCAAGGAGGCCATCACCTCACCGCTGACCGTCATCGACAACACCCGGACCACGCTCACCAACCTCAAGCAGGCCGGCGAGCGACTGCTGGAGGCCGCGCTCGCCGTCAGCGCCACGGCCCGATGGGTGTTCGACCCTGCGGAAGGCAGTCCACTGAACGTCTCCGTCGGCAGCCAGCGACGGATCGCGCTCACCGACCACCCACTGGAGTCCTTCCGCGAGATCAAGAACATCAGCGACTGCTCGGTCAACGACGTGGTCCTGGCCGTCATCGCAGGCGCCCTGCGCGGCTGGATGACCGCCCGCGGAGAGGTGGTACGTCGCGACACCGTGCTCCGCGCACTGGTGCCGGTGTCGGTGCACGCCTTCGACGAGGACGCCCACTTCGGCTCGACCGACCGCGTGTCGTCGATGACGGTCGAGCTGCCGGTCGGCGAGGACGCGGTGGCGCTGCGGCTGCGCCAGATCTCGTACGCGATGTCGGCGCACGCTACCTCGCGGCGCGCCGTCCCGGCTGACGCGCTGGCGTCTCTGGGCTGGTTCGCGCCGTCCACCTTGCACTCGCTCGGTGCGCGGGTGAGCCGGGATCTGGTCGGGCGCGCGACGAATCTCGTCGTCACCAACGCGCCCGGGCCACAGGAGCCGATGTACGCCGCGGGGGCGAAGCTGGTCGAGGTGTATCCGCTGCTGCCGCTGTCGCACAAGCAGGCGCTCGCGATCGGCGTGACCTCGTACAACGGGCGGGTCTACTTCGGCCTCAACGCCGATCGCGACAGCATGGTCGACCTCGAGGTACTAGCCTCGATGGTCGATGGCGCGCTCGCCGAGCTGCTCGCCGCCGTGAAGAGAGGGAGATGA
- a CDS encoding MFS transporter permease — MSTPPQTAIERRSGVMGWLFEPLPLHRVAVMRVVAYLFVLVDMFLTTAWVAQKANAPQSLYRPLHIAELLFLPHPSFAYVTTLQWLLVAAALIAATGWRPRITGTAVAVLYLLWMIVGMSYGKVDHDRFAYLVLLAVLPTAGTARWGDRRKTEAAGFALQTVFVAVMLTYFLSTIAKIRFGGWDWPTGATLTRAFIRRGTPLVEWVLDYPWMLVAAQHAIIILEALSPLMLLCRSPKARILLVCGLLAFHLSVFASVTIIFLPHCVAVLAILPWEVFLRRPSDVPRRTGSAGGGPVGLGRARSGGAGGAGAQVRRHRARRGTAGESVAVAGDPLIDD; from the coding sequence ATGAGCACCCCACCGCAGACCGCCATCGAGCGCCGCTCCGGGGTGATGGGCTGGCTGTTCGAGCCGCTACCGCTGCACCGAGTGGCGGTCATGCGCGTGGTCGCGTACCTGTTCGTGCTGGTCGACATGTTCCTGACCACGGCCTGGGTGGCGCAGAAGGCCAATGCACCCCAGAGTCTCTACCGGCCGCTGCACATCGCCGAGCTGCTGTTCCTCCCGCACCCGAGCTTCGCCTATGTGACGACCTTGCAGTGGCTGTTGGTGGCGGCGGCGCTGATCGCGGCGACGGGCTGGCGCCCCCGGATCACCGGAACCGCGGTCGCCGTCCTGTACCTGCTGTGGATGATCGTCGGGATGTCCTACGGCAAGGTCGATCACGACCGGTTCGCCTACCTGGTGCTGCTGGCCGTGCTGCCGACCGCCGGGACCGCCCGCTGGGGTGATCGGCGCAAGACCGAGGCGGCCGGGTTCGCGCTGCAGACGGTCTTCGTGGCGGTGATGCTGACCTACTTCCTGTCGACGATCGCCAAGATCCGTTTCGGCGGCTGGGACTGGCCCACCGGCGCCACCCTCACCCGGGCGTTCATCCGCCGCGGCACGCCGCTGGTCGAATGGGTGCTCGACTACCCGTGGATGCTGGTCGCGGCCCAGCACGCGATCATCATCCTCGAGGCCCTGTCGCCGCTGATGCTGCTGTGCCGCTCGCCCAAGGCACGGATCCTGCTGGTCTGCGGGCTGCTGGCCTTCCACCTCTCGGTGTTCGCCTCGGTGACGATCATCTTCCTGCCGCACTGCGTCGCCGTCCTGGCGATCCTCCCGTGGGAGGTGTTCCTGCGCCGTCCCTCCGACGTCCCCCGCAGAACGGGATCAGCTGGCGGGGGACCCGTCGGCCTCGGACGTGCGCGGAGCGGTGGCGCTGGCGGCGCCGGGGCGCAGGTGCGCCGGCATCGCGCACGCCGGGGTACCGCCGGGGAGTCGGTCGCGGTTGCGGGCGATCCACTTATAGACGACTGA